One window of Watersipora subatra chromosome 3, tzWatSuba1.1, whole genome shotgun sequence genomic DNA carries:
- the LOC137389913 gene encoding microtubule-associated protein futsch-like isoform X6 has translation MASSWMDRLKEDLDNDDEWLSDEEEEFQREQEAKLQAAQKRALAETESLSDEDQTPEQYQQRFEQKFDKEDDWSDEDVGFQGRNAPLRKSMNRASYSADESSEEEIMITSAPQQHQEPGREEMDMMVKKNLAYVNSNDLDQMDIMTSDLDIPESQLKLPDGVGEFVQAGDESYDYEKTHDMEAKEDSDNEDHPEAVGSLEVVGNSVIVADVKEVPSYSENVDRYTEENSHIARLDSDDQAASRTELISALAEDLKESDQSDMTSKVETVGSGIIEEDVSPTNKHEEETKVDAATLEGLPNTADDSRDRPHFNEDYSTQVIRPNRKSGWRRQLSEKLNEWEDELPSPSRPSGDFAVGSEAITSFMSGDEVEEREVNPSTDAGHIPVEKTKTTEVEIREKVEDSMHDKIRDWKNRTAESVAGQVDEWQSLGNFNIPNPSHEAPQGRRRAHEDAVEDNMPAEKRRDLDAMQGAVDDNAVLVQSISYDGDAEGADEREDDKARADDSDDEMEGDGEGYISESSSQDTVRERSLHRQSLPINTGSLSDDESLESPAAEIPLPDTADESGYVEILGGEEPPDEWMNLGTRRERVSSSSSSSDGSGFQFVSAEVANQRQHDRQSAAEEQLQQLGGQRVSDVPRQRLSTPPLDLPVATHPPVEDIIQETAYSERQYSMPRDSEVKPVKSVKEKETVEYDRMPTEPMSPMSHSPGEVLTDDEEVTEVASHQRIEELAQPELAAAPVEEAPVQKPRRESPKSDDPPEVVHKDAVVGRDEQAPQPTTRKDSYDRVEKLRKEMRTASSSGQTQSFDVQMTRQGRTAERFTERMMSFEKSKAMREKKTLAPPGLSGKFSSVFSRFETDDGSRAKRPQRQDIRRSKSTGPPARRNRDRSVESPETVQPTRVNTESSQPRRSQVLTRSKSQSREGEKSRLPERRESVEERRPEPRAKRIERSKTFDTGIPNRSPSGRKVIERMAKFGDASDARKSHQETVTTRNSGNERYDMTADGLRPKSSQPHFDVDIQIRREPDESDYHKRRSARRDKVRAASEERREEYLNVWDTEVPVRDEKRKEVSVTVRPQQAVTQSSAPRRSRDTQAAKVEQSRMRSSIALRPTDDIIQPKQTSRQNAEPQRKSRAPERDRPWKKADSLEDLRSGSLVAQCKGKFDTGHSHPYQFLPGENKAFSNRRNEPSYTRGGSERQETMSDAVRDLTDAYDQMEDAEDYDIGYSRESLEYTRKWIENNETTPDMRQSPDVIQPPGRDRVADPRRDDANYRRMQRGNIRDVPKHYIMPSRAAVEPASPEPSVVSERGRARSMEGNRSASTGRPKGRSRSVPRKKPAKAIADRASVFSNPSDEPPMTRPDIEEHIKAASSGRFMQGNPSSRRSASPRPVTQKERLANRRSMPPPTELIQQQRQPSGRQQREPTEEEQRSPRAASKGVAMMIELYNKNKARDSALADVDEQTLASVDDDMFRHSSMPTSPPVDQTPAAAQAWKAWRGQVDRSGLEQKIEHAYSRHTQPAGPPVKRESKPLVSGWQQRSVLEERLVHPVSASQSYSAQPAQHSPPRPAKSNVAMDAQRKGWSTSPPAPAIPHRGYSAEPEHSGVYNGGQPADNAFDSYKQQTLQRFRQEEQYATVQRASRPEPPRQLPVQAPNTFDQALLMQAPPPKPERLYNKAEPWEAYPPNEYLTTNQLQGYQQRPPAQQPNDMRVPARYADERPQYAGYPSDRPASQRDPRYRDHPPPPQQQRPHPVPQARYDDRGYPAQPMHQAYREPDYPPPPKQNYPTAQSYREPGHDSRPYGPGREPYHHGYGDQPDGYRPAVRKEVRYPHEQPPRGPIPDPRYGQSNGIRSPPPQQANPRYGAFDPRMETGGRPPRRTNSVPNIKQQVTSPSKPPAPLHPYNPRYHDQYIEERQRQQTNAQHESLPRSSKKDKSSKKNKEKSSLPEFIPIQYATGKQASKAAPQNGYSGHPKYVQNNNYPPGNNRYTHPSEQGYTHNGYPPSGHPYPSNGHPDYPPRHGYHPGAHHGYHHDDPYAQRTRPGVGVIYNPDLGVSDF, from the exons GCAGTTGGATCGCTAGAAGTGGTTGGCAATTCTGTGATCGTAGCAGATGTCAAAGAAGTACCAAGTTATTCTGAGAATGTAGATAGATACACGGAGGAAAACAGTCATATAGCAAGACTAGACTCTGATGATCAAG CGGCCTCACGAACTGAGCTAATCTCTGCATTAGCAGAAGACCTCAAAGAGTCCGATCAGTCTGACATGACTAGCAAGGTAGAGACGGTTGGGTCGGGCATTATTGAAGAAGATGTCAGCCCTACCAATAAGCATGAAGAGGAGACCAAAGTAGATGCAGCGACTCTAGAAGGCCTG CCAAACACCGCTGATGACAGCAGAGATAGACCACATTTCAATGAAGATTACAGCACACAAGTGATCAGACCGAATCGCAAGTCAGGCTGGAGAAGACAACTTAGTGAGAAACTGAATGAATGGGAGGATGAGTTACCGAGTCCCAGTAGACCGAGTGGAGACTTTGCGGTAGGATCAGAAGCCATCACATCTTTTATGTCTGGAGATGAAGTAGAAGAGCGAGAGGTGAACCCTTCCACCGACGCCGGACACATACCCGTTGAAAAGACTAAGACTACAGAGGTGGAAATAAGAGAGAAAGTTGAAGATTCGATGCATGATAAAATAAGAGACTGGAAGAACAGGACTGCTGAGTCTGTTGCtg GACAAGTAGATGAGTGGCAGTCTCTTGGTAATTTTAACATTCCAAACCCGAGTCATGAAGCTCCACAAGGAAGAAGGAGAGCTCACGAGGACGCTGTAGAGGATAACATGCCAGCCGAGAAAAGGCGTGATTTGGACGCTATGCAAG GAGCTGTCGATGACAACGCTGTACTCGTACAGTCAATCTCTTATGATGGTGACGCAGAAGGTGCTGATGAACGAGAGGATGATAAGGCGAGGGCTGATGACAGCGATGACGAGATGGAGGGTGATGGCGAGGGGTATATAAGTGAGTCGAGCAGTCAGGACACTGTGAGAGAGAGGAGCTTGCATCGCCAATCGCTGCCTATAAATACAG GGTCGCTGAGTGATGACGAGAGTCTCGAATCACCTGCTGCCGAGATTCCTTTACCTGATACTGCTGACGAATCAGGCTATGTTGAAATATTAGGGGGTGAAGAGCCTCCAGATGAGTGGATGAATTTAGGAACTCGGAGAGAACGAGTCAGTTCGAGCTCGAGCTCATCTGACGGTTCTGGATTCCAATTTGTGTCTGCAGAAGTCGCCAATCAACGACAACATGACCGGCAGTCTGCGGCTGAAGAACAA CTGCAGCAGCTAGGTGGTCAGAGAGTCTCCGATGTACCGAGACAGAGATTGTCTACCCCACCTTTAGACTTACCTGTGGCCACTCACCCTCCGGTAGAGGACATCATTCAAGAAACCGCTTATAGTGAGCGGCAGTACAGCATGCCAAGAGATTCCGAAGTCAAACCTGTTAAAAGCGTTAAAGAGAAGGAAACCGTAGAATATGACCGGATGCCTACAGAACCCATGTCACCAATGTCTCATTCTCCAGGAGAAGTGCTCACCGATGATGAAGAG GTAACAGAAGTAGCCTCCCACCAACGAATAGAAGAGTTAGCTCAACCTGAACTCGCTGCTGCACCAGTTGAGGAGGCACCAGTACAG AAACCACGGAGAGAATCTCCCAAAAGCGACGACCCTCCAGAGGTTGTGCACAAAGACGCAGTAGTTGGTAGAGATGAACAAGCTCCACAACCGACAACGAGGAAAGACTCGTATGATAGAGTAGAGAAGTTGAGAAAAGAGATGCGTACAGCATCCTCGTCTGGTCAAACCCAATCATTCGATGTTCAAATGACAAG GCAAGGCAGGACAGCTGAACGGTTCACAGAAAGGATGATGTCATTTGAAAAATCCAAAGCCATGAGAGAGAAGAAAACTCTTGCCCCACCTGGTCTGTCTGGCAAATTTTCGTCAGTTTTTTCAAGATTTGAGACCGATGATGGGAGCAGAGCGAAAAGACCTCAGCGACAAGACATTCGACGTTCCAAAAGTACTGGTCCTCCGGCTCGTCGAAACCGAGATAGATCTGTAGAAAGTCCAGAGACTGTACAACCAACTAGAGTAAATACAGAATCTTCTCAGCCAAGGAGAAGTCAAGTATTAACAAGGTCAAAATCTCAATCTCGAGAAGGGGAGAAATCAAGGTTACCCGAAAGAAGGGAGTCGGTTGAAGAGCGCCGACCTGAACCTAGAGCAAAGAGAATTGAAAGATCAAAAACTTTTGATACAGGCATACCGAATCGGTCACCTAGTGGAAGAAAGGTCATAGAGAGAATGGCTAAATTTGGAGATGCATCAGACGCACGAAAATCGCATCAGGAAACAGTTACAACGAGAAATAGCGGTAACGAGAGATATGATATGACAGCTGACGGGTTGAGACCCAAATCTAGCCAGCCTCACTTTGATGTGGACATTCAGATTCGTCGAGAGCCAGATGAGAGCGACTACCATAAACGGAGAAGCGCAAGACGTGATAAGGTGAGGGCTGCCTCTGAGGAGAGGAGAGAAGAGTACCTCAATGTTTGGGACACAGAAGTACCCGTGAGGGATGAAAAACGGAAG GAAGTTTCGGTAACTGTGCGACCGCAGCAGGCAGTTACACAGAGCTCAGCTCCTCGTCGATCCCGAGACACTCAGGCAGCGAAAGTAGAGCAATCGAGGATGCGTAGCAGCATCGCTTTACGACCTACTGATGATATCATTCAGCCTAAGCAGACGAGTCGACAGAATGCAGAGCCTCAGCGCAAATCTAGAGCACCTGAACGAGATCGACCCTGGAAAAAAGCTGATTCTCTTGAAGATCTCCGCAGTGGTTCACTTGTGGCACAGTGCAAAGGAAAGTTTGACACAGGGCACAGTCATCCATACCAGTTCTTGCCAGGAGAGAATAAGGCATTTAGCAACAGAAGAAATGAG CCATCTTACACTAGAGGAGGCAGCGAGAGGCAGGAGACAATGAGTGATGCAGTACGAGACCTCACCGATGCATATGATCAGATGGAGGATGCTGAGGACTATGACATTGGCTACAGTAGAGAAAGCCTTGAATACACAAGGAAGTGGATAGAGAACAATGAGACAACTCCCGATATGCGG CAGAGTCCTGATGTGATTCAGCCCCCTGGTAGAGACAGAGTTGCTGATCCTCGAAGAGACGATGCCAATTACAGGAGAATGCAGCGAGGCAATATAAGAGATGTACCTAAACATTACATTATGCCAAGCAGAGCAGCCGTAGAACCCGCTTCACCAGAGCCTTCCGTCGTCAGCGAGAGGGGACG TGCAAGGAGTATGGAAGGAAATAGATCAGCTTCAACAGGCAGACCCAAAGGTCGGTCAAGGTCAGTGCCACGAAAAAAACCTGCCAAGGCAATAGCTGACAGAGCAAGCGTATTTAGTAACCCTTCAGATGAGCCACCCATGACAAGGCCGGATATCGAGGAACACATAAAGGCAGCGAGCTCAGGTCGGTTCATGCAGGGCAACCCGAGTAGCAGACGATCCGCCTCTCCTCGTCCAGTCACTCAGAAG GAACGATTGGCCAACAGAAGGTCAATGCCACCTCCAACCGAGCTTATTCAGCAGCAACGGCAGCCTTCAGGGCGGCAGCAAAGAGAGCCTACAGAGGAGGAGCAGCGGTCTCCTCGCGCTGCCTCTAAAGGTGTAGCCATGATGATAGAATTGTACAACAAGAATAAAGCGCGTGACTCGGCTTTGGCCGATGTCGATGAACAGACTCTGGCCAGTGTCGATGACGACATGTTCAGGCACTCTAGCATGCCTACCTCTCCTCCAG TAGATCAAACGCCTGCAGCAGCACAGGCATGGAAAGCATGGAGAGGTCAAGTTGACAGGTCAGGGTTAGAGCAAAAAATAGAGCATGCCTACAGCAGGCATACGCAACCCGCTGGCCCTCCTGTTAAACGAGAAAGCAAG CCTTTGGTTAGTGGATGGCAGCAGCGGTCAGTGCTTGAGGAAAGATTAGTTCATCCTGTCAGCGCCTCTCAATCCTACAGCGCTCAGCCAGCTCAGCATTCTCCACCCAGACCAGCTAAATCAAATGTGGCTATGGATGCACAGAGGAAGGGATGGTCTACGTCGCCGCCCGCTCCTGCTATTCCACATAGAGG GTACAGCGCTGAACCGGAACACTCTGGAGTATACAATGGTGGCCAACCTGCTGACAACGCCTTTGACAGCTATAAGCAACAGACTTTGCAGAGGTTTAGACAAGAGGAGCAATACGCGACTGTGCAAAGAGCATCTAGACCTGAACCACCCCGACAACTTCCTGTACAAGCCCCCAACACTTTTGACCAGGCACTGCTCATGCAGGCTCCGCCTCCGAAACCAGAAAGGCTCTATAACAAAGCCGA GCCATGGGAAGCGTACCCACCAAATGAGTACCTAACAACAAACCAACTACAGGGATACCAGCAGAGGCCACCAGCTCAACAGCCAAACGATATGAGAGTTCCAGCTCGCTACGCGGATGAGAGACCGCAATATGCTGGTTACCCTTCAGATAGACCCGCTAGTCAAAGGGATCCTCGATACAGAGATCATCCACCCCCTCCTCAACAACAAAGACCTCATCCAGTTCCTCAGGCTAG ATATGATGACAGAGGTTACCCAGCTCAACCTATGCATCAAGCATATCGGGAGCCTGACTATCCGCCACCACCCAAACAGAATTATCCAACAGCACAGTCCTATAGAGAACCTGGCCATGACTCCAG ACCATACGGGCCTGGCAGAGAACCTTATCATCATGGATATGGTGACCAGCCTGATGGATACAGACCAGCTGTTAGGAAGGAAGTCAGATATCCTCATGAACAG CCACCAAGAGGACCTATACCTGACCCACGATATGGCCAGTCCAATGGCATTCGTAGTCCACCTCCTCAACAAGCTAATCCCAGATACGGTGCTTTCGATCCCAGAATGGAGACGGGAGGACGTCCTCCTCGCCGAACGAACTCCGTTCCCAATATTAAACAGCAAGTTACCTCTCCATCCAAGCCTCCTGCACCACTCCACCCATACAACCCTCGTTATCATGACCAGTACATAGAGGAGAGACAACGACAGCAAACTAACGCTCAGCATGAATCGCTTCCACGAAGTAGTAAGAAGGATAAATCTTCAAAAAAGAATAAAGAAAAATCAAGTCTTCCAGAGTTCATACCAATACAATACGCAACAGGCAAACAAGCCAGCAAGGCTGCACCCCAGAATGGATATAGCGGGCATCCCAAGTACGTACAGAATAACAATTACCCTCCCGGCAATAACCGATACACCCATCCCTCAGAACAGGGCTATACTCATAATGGCTACCCGCCCAGTGGTCATCCATATCCTAGCAATGGGCACCCGGACTACCCACCCAGACATGGTTATCATCCAGGGGCACATCACGGCTATCACCATGACGACCCATATGCTCAACGAACCAGGCCTGGTGTTGGTGTTATTTATAATCCAGATCTTGGGGTTTCCGATTTCTAA